ATCACTGTTCTGAAGTACAAACATCGACACAACACAGACGAAAACACAGCTACTTTTCCTACAAGCAGAGGAACATATTAATATACAGAAGACACTTAGGCTGCGTCCGAatccgcatacttccatactgtatagtacgctaaaatcagtacgCCAGCCGAGTAgtgtgtctgaattcatagaattggaaaatcagtatgtgagaagtacccggatgacctactataTCCGGCGATATTCTGGTGTGCGCATttcatgcacgctgcgctatcccatgatgcaccgcgagCGAATTCATGAATGAGAGTAAAGCGATgtaactgacgcaggtaggtcacgtgaccatgacaaaatggcggatgtagtattccattcatactgtatagagtgtacttttctaacagccgagtagcACGTTTAAATTCacatgcagtacctactgagtagtagacggtttcagacgcagccttaGAGTCGTTCACACAACTGATAAACACTGCAATGTTTAGGCAATGCGTTAAACACTCTTTATCAACATAAGATGTAGCATTAAACACTGCAGAATTCAAGAGAACAGAGTAATGAAGAGGTACAGCAGTGATGTGACATAAAGAGCATTAAAGGTGAAGTGTCACACAGGGAGTTCAgtttactgtgtatatatatattaaggaaacctTCAGTTAAACAGGTGAGGGATTTTACCGTAGTGTTTTTACATTTTGGTTTACCGTTGAATTCACTGACATGTTTACAGTGTTTAATAACAGCATGTATGTGCAAATATATGCATTCATCACACAGAAATGCAGTTCTGGAAGCAAACCTGTCGGAGAAAGGCTACAGCGCACCGAACGCCAGGAAGACGGGCACCACCATCGCCGGCCTGGTGTTTAAAGTAGGGTTTTACATTTCTGCATGCAGCTCATGCTGGTATAGTTCATTAACAGCTCTTGAGATCATTCACCCTCTTATTCTTTTCCAatgatttcccaaatgatgtttggagtcaggagtttctcacagtatttcctctaatattgtgtcttctggagaaagtcttatttgttttatttcagctagaataaaagcagtttttaatagttttaaagccattttaaggtcaatattattatcccccttcagcaatattagtgttggattgtctccagaataaaccactgttatacaatgacttgcctaattaccctaactttaccctgattaccctagtgaagcctttaaatgtcactttaagctgaatactagtgtcttgaagaatatctagtctaatattatttactgccatcatgacaaagagaacagacatcagttattagagatgagttattaacactattatgattagagatgtgttggagtaatctgctctctgataaacagcacttgagaaatctttattttaaagactttaaatgtcCACAGGAGACCACATGATTCAGTAAAACACGTAATCATGTACACAATCATTGTAGAACTGTACACCATTTAACATGTTATTTACTTTCTGTTAATATGTTTAGATTTGTATACAGTCATAACCCAACAGATTTGACTAGAGACACCAGATCTTCAGGTTTTGTCTGACCTTACTGAATTctgcttaatattttattttcagtgatGGAACAGTAGAGGAAACAGTTATTTATATTAAACTGTGATTCTTATAGAGGtgaagtaataaaaaaaacacatcaaatattcAAACTTTGACAACTTTGCCTTTATTTTGATGTgatatttgtctttaaaatgaatttgaCAGAGGTTTGAGGGTTAAACTAATATGATGGTGCTTATGTTGAATGATGCTAAATAAAATACGTCTTGTTTTCTTTCAGGACGGAGTGATCTTAGGTGCAGACACTCGAGCTACAGATGATATGGTGGTGGCTGATAAAAACTGCATGAAGATCCACTACATCGCTCCCAATATCTAGTGAGTGAGACGCTCGGTTGCCAGATCACTGTTATAGTAGTCTGAATGTTACTCGGTTGCCAGATCACTGTTATAGTAGTCTGAATATTACTCGGTTGCCAGATCACTGTTATAGTAGTCTGAATGTTACTCGGTTGCCAGATCACTGTTATAGTAGTCTGAATATTACTCGGTTGCCAGATCACCATTATAGTAGTCTAAATATTACTCGGTTGCCAGATCACCATTATAGTAGTCTAAATATTACTCGGTTGCCAGATCACCATTATAGTAGTCTAAATATTACTCGGTTGCCAGATCAACATTATAGTAGTCTAAATATTACTCGGTTGCCAGATCAACATTATAGTAGTCCATATATTACTCAGTTGCCAGATCAACATTATAGTAGTCTAAATATTACTCTGTTGCCAGATCACCATTATAGTAGTCTAAATATTAATCTGTTGCCAGATCACCATTATAGTATTCTAAATGTTATTCAGTTGCCAGATCACCATTTTACCAGTCTAAATATTACTTGGTTGCCAGATGACCATTATAGTAGTCTAAATATTACTCGGTTGCCAGATCTCCATTATAGTAGTCTAAATATTACTCGGTTGCCAGATCTCCATTATAGTAGTCTAAATATTACTCGGTTGCCAGATCTCCATTATAGTAGTCTAAATATTACTCGGTTGCCAGATCTCCATTATAGTAGTCTAAATATTACTCGGTTGCCAGATCTCCATTATAGTAGTCTAAATATTACTCGGTTGCCAGATCTCCATTATAGTTGTCTAAATATTACTTGGTTGCCAGATGACCATTATAGTAGTCTAAATATTACTCTGTTGCCAGATGACCATTACTCGGTTGCCAGGTCTCCATTATAGTGTTCTAAATATTACTCGGTGGCCAGGTCATCATTATAGTAGTCTAGATATTACTCGGGTGCCAGATCACTTTTATAGTAGTCTGAATATTACTCGGTTGCCAGGTCAACATTATAGTTGTCTAAAAATTACTTGTTTGTCAGGTCACCATTATATTAGTCTAAGTATTATTCGGTTGCCAGATCAGTCTAAATGTTACTCGGTTGCCAGATCAGTCTAAATGTTACTCGGTTGCCAGATCAGTCTAAATGTTACTCGGTTGCCAGATCACCATTATAGTCGTCTAAATATTATTCGGTTGCCAGATCAGTCTAAATGTTACTCGGTTGCCAGATCAGTCTAAATGTTACCCGGTTGCCAGATCACATTATAGTAGTCTAAATATTATTCGGTTGCCAGATCAATCTAAATGTTACTTGGTTGCCAGATCACCATTATAGTAGTCTGAATATTACTCAGTTGCCAGATCACTGTTATAGTAGTTTAAATATTACTCGGTTGCCAGATTAGTCTAAATGTTACTTGGTTGCCAGATTACCATTATAGTAGTCTAAATATTACTCGGTTGCCAGATCAGTCTAAATGTTACTCCGTTGCCAGATCAGTCTAAATGTTACTCGGTTGTCAGATCACCATTATAGTAGTCTAAATGTTACTCGGTTGCCAGATCACCATTATAGTAGTTTAAATATTACTCGTTTGCCAGATCAGTCTAAATGTTATTCAGTTGCCAGATCACCATTATACTCTCAGCCTAAATATtactcttttaaaaataatattagcgTAACCGTCACAATTCACAgtaataacaaaccattaactaacaccaTTAGCTTACTActtagctgtttattaatggttagtaaggtagtagttgtgtTTAGATcagattagggatgcagaataagatcatccTTTATAACTCCTAATGACCAGTTCATATCATgataatatgcaggtaataagctAGTGGTCTCGCTGACCTGTACTGAAGTGTCTGATATGGCCTGCTCTCATGTATCTCTCCAGCTGTTGTGGAGCCGGAGTCGCGGCCGATGCTGAGGTCACCACACAGATGATGTCATCAAACGTGGAGCTGCACTCGCTCAGCACAGGACGACCCCCGCTTGTTGCCATGGTGACCCGGCAGCTCAAACAGATGCTGTTCAGGTGAAGGAGCCTGTTTAAACGGTCACATGATGCTTAGGTTTGCTTCACTATGACATGTATGTTGATATGTAGGAGTAAAAGCTCAAAATCCTGTTGCGCTGGTGACGGTTACATGTTTATACCATATTATTGTAGTCTAAACATGTCTAACCATATATATTTGAAAGCTTAACATTTCTAGTTTCCATAGATATTGTTACTAAGCAacagttattaattaatttgcaacaaGGATCTTCATCAGAgtcgtaaagcattactttgctacagcaatccacatgtaaaaaaataaaataaaagtcttttagaGGCAAAATCCAAGTCAGAAACCTCCAATCTGCCCACTTCTAAATCTgatgtctactttacaaatataGTCTCAAGTATGAAATAATACAGTTCATATTCCACAAAACATGGACGAAAAATGGGGGCGCTCTTGTATGTTCACCAATGGAAACACCCGGTGGTCACGTCTGGTACTGCGGCCAAGCTAAATACTACTGAAAGCTCTTCTTTGTAAATATTAACTTTGAATTTGGAATTTGGCATTGATTTTCTGTCTGATTTGTGCCTAAACTGCTGTTGtagtctatatatattttatggaatatgataaaatatacatttattggtttattatttTCAGGcgcatgacttttattttgtataactTTTACTATTCTGTAAAGGTGCCATATAATAAATCCTCTTCATCACTTCAGTGGAGCTGATTGTTAACAAGGGATCTACACAGTGTTAAAATAAGTATGATCATGTTACGTTGTCTCTTGTTATTGTAGGTATCAGGGTCACATTGGCTCTTCTCTGATCGTGGGAGGTGTGGATGTTAATGGACCGCAGCTCTACAGTGTCTACCCTCACGGCTCCTATGATAAACTTCCCTTCCTCACCATGGGTACAGCTGTTATCATTATTATACTATGAACGAACACATGTACAGTGGaatattcatcttcaatgtcgaTTCAACCCTGTGCATGTTTCAGGCTCTGGAGCGGCTTCTGCCATTTCTGTGTTTGAAGACCGATACAAGCCCAACATGGAGGTCAGAGATCTGTTCATTATTGACACTGTCTTACATAACACTTTCATTTAAGGGACAATATCagctattaataaactattagctGAGCTttttagcttatatatatatatatacacacacacacacacatatatatatatatatatatatatatataatatatatatatttattaatatatatttatatatacacacatatatacacacacacacacacatatatatatatatatatatatttatatatatatgtatatgtgtgtgtgtgtgtgtgtgtatgtatataatgtgtgtatatatatgtatatatgtgtgtgtgtgtgtgtgtgtatgtgtgtgtgtatatatatatatatatatatatatatatatatatatatatatatatatatatatatatatatatacacacacacacacacacacacacacacacatatatatatagatgaataaatatatatatacaatgtatgtgtgtgtgtgtgtatatataatcctCCTCCATTGATTGTGTTGTTGTTAATTGTGTGTCGTCTCCATGATGACCTGCAGCTGGAGGAGGCCAAGCAGCTGGTGCGGGATGCCATCACCGCCGGCATCTTCTGTGACCTGGGCTCCGGCAGTAACGTAGATCTGTGTGTGATCACCGACAAAAAGGTGGATTACCTGAGGACGTACGACCAGCCTGTGCACAAAAACCAGAGGTGAGAGTCCTCAATCATTTCAGAGCACCACAACTCGCTGCACTGCTCAAATGTACACGTCAGATCAAAACTAACTACACTGATTTTGTTGGCTCATGTTGCTAGTTGTGTGCCGAGCGCTTCATCTGTGCGGGTCATTAAGACAAAATAATAGTCTGCTCTAGTGATCTTTAATGTAAATCTGCAaacgcacttcctgtttgttttcagttcaatccTCAGTTTAGGTCTGTCTGTGGTAGTAGGCGTGGCTAACATGCTTAACCATGCggcacgcccctccagctgtcagtttagatatcaaacagaaatagtgaggaggaggagtctgttaggttgtaataactctccccaaactccATCTTCTGAATGACACGcccactttactacatccaatcagcttgcagtagaacaaacaagccacgcccactgtttacaAAATTCCGTTTCTATAGGAACAGCGTCAcagtactgaaaaacaaaatGCTCACAGCTTCCGATTCTTCTCTATTtgcaaaataagagtcccacagaCAAGTTTAAtgaaaggagaaaaaaataacattaactttTATCAGCAATTGTTGCATTTAAATAATGTTGTGCGCCCTTTATCAAACTGATTTAACTCTGGAGGATCTCTGGAAGTGTGCTGTGGCTTAGCTCCACTGATCCAGTATGTGGCCATATggctgaaatatcctgaagctaTAGTTAGCATGCTATTCCagctttcttttttctgaaatatctaacattaatgcacatcagtaacgtTTTATTATTGATGTCCCTGTAAAAAGACAGCTACATGTTATAAATAATTGAGAATCTGGCTACCGGAATAGGCTTTCTCCTCTACTTGGCTTGGACTGTGTTCAACTAGTTATGCTAGTATGGCTCATACATGCGTAAGTCAGTTAAATAgatgtattcatttaaaaaaatgaccttTGACCCCTAACTAACACAAGCTGAGTGTCCAGGAGGTGGCGCCATCGCAAACCAAACTCCTCCAGCATGCAgtttgtgtgtaaacgtaacattctgtagtgcgtttagaGAGTGGCCGTGTGGCGATTTCAGTCCTCACATTAGCAAATAAACACTCTGGTCTTGTTTCGAGTCCAGTTATCTAAAAACTCTTATATTAAGAATAATTTTCTAGAAATACTGAGTCAGAATTAGACACGTAGCTAACATCTATATATTCAAAATCAAATGATCTATATTTATTCCCTTGTTTTCTTCTGTGCAGGGGCGGTACGTACAGGTATAAGCCGGGCACTACTGCTGTCCTCAGTAAGACCGTGACTCCTCTGACTCTGGATGTTGTGGACGAGTCTGTGCACGTGATGGACACCGAGTGACGCACATCTTAAATCCTGTTTCACAAATATGCAATACTGAATCATGTCAGGGGGAAATGTTttcaataaatgttcatttacttACACCTGAAATTAGAGTGATTTTTCTTTTCTcaaaatggttgtgcgtgaaaatcccagtagatcagctgtttctgaaatactcagagcagccaatctggcagcaacaaccgtgccacattcaaagtctcttaaatcccctttcgtccccattctgatgctcgctttgacctgcagcagatcgtcttaaccatgtctacatgcctaaatgcagtgagctgctgccctgtgattggctgattgagcAAAAGTCTGATACCATGGAGAGATTTTCCCACTAGTGACCAAACCGAGCAGCGCTGAAGTCACTGAAGGTGTGAATGGGGCTTTACTCCAACGTGAGCTCTTCATATGTAAACATTAAACACATTGATGAATGGTCAAAGTCTTACGCTTGTGTTTAGCCGATGGTTTCTCTTTAGTGTGAGTCTTCATGTGGTTTGTAAAGGTGCTGACATCacagaaactcttcccacactgagcgCAGACATACGGCTTCTCCCCGGTGTGACGTCTCATGTGGGCATCAAGGCTTACTTTATGACAGAACCCTCTTCCACACTGTGTGCATGtgtacggcttctctccagtgtggactcTCATGTGGACCCTCAGGGCTTGTTTATaattgaaactcttcccacactgtgcGCATTCATACGGCTTTAATCCAGTGTGAGTTCTCATGTGTCTTTCAAAGTTTGGCTTTTgattgaaactcttcccacactgtgcGCATGTGTACGGCTTCTCTCCtgtgtggattctcatgtgggCTTCAAGTGTGGCGTTATAACCGAAACTCTTCCCGCACAGTTGACAGGAgtacggcttctctccagtgtgagtcttCATGTGGGCTTCCAGTTTTGCTTTAAagatgaaactcttcccgcactgtTGACAGCTGAACGGCTTTACTCCGCTGTGAATTTTCATGTGTCTGTTGAGGTACGGCTTTTGAAcgaaactcttcccgcactgtTGACAGGCAAAAGGCTTCTCTCTGGAGTGAGTTCTCCTGTGGACATCCAGGCATTGCTTTTGACTGAAACGCTTTCCACAATCACGACAGATGAAAGGACGCCCAGATTTGCCTTTTAGAGTCTTTTTCTGCTGTGTAGATTTTTCACCAGGCCTGAAATCACGATGATGATCTTTCAGTTCATTCAGTTCATCACTCTCCACCTTCAGCACATCTAAAGagaagagaaacacaagttaACCCCAGTTAAAAGGCACCAAAGACACTGTTGCAATAGCTAATACTGTAACTAATACTGCAAcgcgttacttttgacagtaactaatactgtatcgtattacttttgacagtaactaatactgtatcgtattacttttgacagtaactaatactgtatcgtattacttttgacagtaactaatactgtatcgtgttacttttgacagtaactaatactgtatcgtattacttttgacagtaactaatactgtaacgcgttacttttgagtaactaatactgtaacttgttacttttgagtaactaatactgtaacgcgttacttttgagtaactaatactgcaacgcgttacttttgacagtaactaatactgtatcgtgttacttttgacagtaactaatactgtaacgcgttagttttgagtaactaatactgtaacgtgttacttttgacagtaactaatactgtatcgtattacttttgacagtaactaatactgtaacgcgttacttttgagtaactaatactgtaacttGTTACTTTTgggagtaactaatactgtaacgtgttacttttgagtaactaatactgtaacgtgttacttttgggagtaactaatactgtaacgtgttacttttgagtaactaatactgtaacgtgttacttttgggagtaactaatactgtaacgtgttactttgagtaactaatactgtaacgtgttacttttgggagtaactaatactgtaacgtgttacttttgagtaactaatactgtaacgtgttacttttgggagtaactaatactgtaacgtgttacttttgagtaactaatactgtaactcgttacttttgagtaactaatactgtaacgcgttacttttgagtaactaatactgtaacgtgttacttttgggagtaactaatactgtaacgttactttgagtaactaatactgtaacttgttacttttgagtaactaatactgtaacgtgttacttttgagtaactaatactgtaacgtgttacttttgagtaacttatactgtaatgcgttacttttgagtaactaatactgtaacgcgttacttttgacagtaactaatactgtaacgtgttacttttgacagtaactaatactgtaacgtgttacttctgacagtaactaatactgtatcgtattacttttga
This region of Danio aesculapii chromosome 4, fDanAes4.1, whole genome shotgun sequence genomic DNA includes:
- the psmb10 gene encoding proteasome subunit beta type-10 codes for the protein MLNTSTKTLTGGFSFENTRRNAVLEANLSEKGYSAPNARKTGTTIAGLVFKDGVILGADTRATDDMVVADKNCMKIHYIAPNIYCCGAGVAADAEVTTQMMSSNVELHSLSTGRPPLVAMVTRQLKQMLFRYQGHIGSSLIVGGVDVNGPQLYSVYPHGSYDKLPFLTMGSGAASAISVFEDRYKPNMELEEAKQLVRDAITAGIFCDLGSGSNVDLCVITDKKVDYLRTYDQPVHKNQRGGTYRYKPGTTAVLSKTVTPLTLDVVDESVHVMDTE